A genomic segment from Branchiostoma floridae strain S238N-H82 chromosome 7, Bfl_VNyyK, whole genome shotgun sequence encodes:
- the LOC118419196 gene encoding regulator of chromosome condensation-like, translated as MLTPSQKAKLEELWGRGLMKFDPHCPRLSVLVDEAVGVGLNMNQIKNYVKKARLETGMCSWEQEDVDREVLIALTLDELRVRRGISLQDEVDILTWTSSQRTGLEPRAASPSPPQGPLSGAPPLSLRPGGQVLAVGENDCGQLALVDEHEIVKSEDDLDYEGRLLPTPVALPAGKIIVDVAAGALHSAFLTSEGEVWTCGNNDEGEVARPTAGDVDGHRVTSTCLDASGLVAAAVSCGDSFTAILDTRGRLFWAGQLRDSNGVYYNIGPRLQEVPGWWAPVTKISTGGNHLAVLVANTIACCGAPDLGQLGRIRARRALKRSSKETALTLSPWTTASDFVDVCCGQNTTIGITAAGDIFGCGANNQCQLALEGPQIIWTTTRIEALSQRQLVQVAMGDTHGIALSSTGAVLCWGDRWEGQLGDNRACGTPSATPLAVHGLPNDIRQVSAGPRQSYCWTSLSQAYAWGSGVSNQLCVGKEVDRKEAPVPMVGLPARPILKISGGGQHVLVLVEPPAPKC; from the exons ATGTTGACACCCTCACAGAAAGCAAAGCTAGAGGAACTCTGGGGGCGTGGCCTTATGAAGTTCGACCCCCACTGCCCCCGATTGTCTGTTTTGGTAGACGAGGCAGTGGGAGTCGGTCTGAACATGAATCAGATCAAG AACTACGTGAAGAAAGCCCGTTTGGAGACCGGTATGTGCAGTTGGGAGCAGGAGGATGTGGACAGGGAGGTGCTCATCGCTCTGACC CTTGACGAGCTGAGGGTCAGGCGAGGCATCTCCCTCCAGGACGAGGTCGACATCTTGACTTGGACTA GTTCACAGAGAACGGGTCTGGAGCCGAGGGCCGCGTCCCCCTCACCGCCGCAGGGACCCCTCTCCGGAGCCCCCCCTCTGTCTCTCCGTCCAGGCGGCCAGGTACTGGCAGTCGGAGAGAATGACTGTGGACAGCTTGCACTGGTGGATGAGCATGAGATTGTTAAGAGCGAAGACGACCTGGACTATGAGGGACGGCTCCTGCCTACCCCGGTGGCCTTACCTGCTGGTAAGATCATCGTGGACGTGGCCGCCGGGGCTCTGCACTCGGCGTTTCTAACGTCCGAGGGAGAGGTGTGGACCTGCGGGAACAATGATGAGGGGGAGGTAGCGAGGCCCACCGCAGGGGACGTGGACGGTCATCGGGTGACTTCCACGTGCCTCGACGCATCCGGCCTCGTGGCGGCTGCAGTGTCCTGTGGCGACAGTTTCACCGCCATCCTCGACACTCGCGGCCGCCTCTTCTGGGCCGGACAGTTGAGG GACAGCAACGGGGTTTACTACAACATCGGGCCCCGTCTGCAGGAAGTCCCCGGGTGGTGGGCGCCAGTGACCAAGATCTCGACTGGCGGCAACCACCTGGCCGTCCTCGTCGCCAACACCATCGCCTGCTGCGGGGCTCCAGACCTTGGGCAACTTGGGAGGATCAGAGCCCGTCGTGCCCTGAAAAGATCATCAAAGG AGACGGCTCTGACCCTGTCCCCCTGGACCACAGCCTCAGACTTTGTCGACGTCTGCTGCGGGCAAAACACCACCATTGGCATCACCGCAGCAGGCGACATCTTTGGCTGTGGCGCAAACAACCAATGCCAGCTgg CGCTTGAGGGGCCTCAGATCATCTGGACCACCACACGGATCGAGGCCCTGTCTCAGCGCCAGTTGGTGCAGGTGGCTATGGGGGACACCCATGGCATTGCCCTAAGCTCAACAG GAGCCGTTCTCTGCTGGGGAGACCGTTGGGAGGGACAGTTGGGGGATAATAGAGCCTGTGGAACACCGAGCGCCACTCCCCTGGCTGTCCACGGCCTGCCAAACGACATCCGGCAGGTCTCAGCGGGCCCCAGACAGTCATACTGTTGGACTAGTCTAA GTCAAGCTTACGCCTGGGGTTCAGGGGTCTCGAACCAGTTATGCGTTGGTAAAGAAGTGGATCGGAAGGAGGCCCCTGTCCCCATGGTCGGACTGCCCGCCCGACCCATCCTCAAGATCTCGGGGGGCGGGCAGCACGTCCTCGTCCTGGTAGAACCTCCTGCTCCCAAATGCTGA
- the LOC118419194 gene encoding 5-hydroxyisourate hydrolase-like isoform X3 — protein sequence MTEERSYVRDSSTRSGSVQRRPFRINLLFKLIGKKKHRQRKSQAISPSPLAMTANRTSPLTTHVLDTSLGRPAAEVPIKLYRTGERLGEEWSQVSSGQTNSDGRCNNLLNTLEAGVYKITFDTATYFNKNGIRQYFYPYVDIVFEVQDPNQHYHVPLLLNPFGYSTYRGS from the exons ATGACGGAGGAAAGGTCTTATGTTAGAGACAGTAGCACAAGGAGTGGATCTGTACAGAGGAGACCGTTTCGCATCAACCTTTTATTTAAACTGATTGGAAAAAAGAAGCACAGACAAAGAAAG TCCCAAGCTATAAGCCCCAGCCCCCTCGCCATGACAGCTAACCGCACCAGCCCGCTCACCACCCATGTGCTGGACACGTCGCTGGGCAGACCTGCCGCTGAGGTGCCCATCAAACTGTACCGTACAGGCGAGCGGCTCGGAGAGGAGTGGAGCCAGGTTTCCTCAGG ACAAACCAACTCGGATGGCCGGTGTAACAATCTGCTGAACACCCTGGAGGCAGGAGTCTACAAGATAACCTTTGACACAGCAACGTATTTCAACAAGAACGGCATCAGGCAGTACTTCTATCCCTACGTGGAC ATTGTGTTTGAGGTGCAGGACCCCAACCAACACTACCACGTGCCCCTACTCCTGAATCCGTTCGGATACTCCACCTACAGGGGGTCCTAG
- the LOC118419195 gene encoding galactose-3-O-sulfotransferase 2-like, whose amino-acid sequence MRCRRHNIVLLLVAAVLLMMTLSRKHLLSTTFWSRDNTGTVRKDGLKTEMTHDATNKITGTRDSGNTDRNQRVKKHTRDGDNNALTDEPNDRKTSITLGRRVHTHNGFWKRPTNDMNISSMKVPERDGFGNTSNTCNEKTNLVFLKTHKTASSTVQNVIMRFGSTRNLTFALPIRGHIMGWPRLFRKSYVLQENLAKKNTTYNILCHHMLFHHEHIRELMPDDTVYITIIRDPVYMFESIFTYMRFDKQFRINTSEPLKTFLEQPFHFAKSGKRNPQRYRNPMLYEFGNMRTESDSDESIEFDIDRIEKIFSVVMIADYFEESLVLLKHTLCWDINDVTFFKINARKNESIRSMTADMAEKIRQWNRSDVMLFDHFNKTLWSKLSKLPFDWRKEVEVLKAKNLQLQDECLQSDSASKAKTNDKRFGVYQPKGIQMQHFQLKENALMNATCVNMAKSEKPFTFELQDREKRRISNQL is encoded by the exons ATGCGTTGTCGACGTCACAATATAGTGTTGCTGCTCGTGGCAGCTGTGCTCCTGATGATGACACTGTCACGCAAGCACCTACTATCCACAACGTTTTGGTCCAGAGATAATACAGGAACTGTAAGGAAGGATGG GTTGAAGACAGAGATGACTCATGATGCCACTAACAAGATCACGGGGACACGGGATTCAGGCAACACGGACCGAAACCAACGAGTAAAGAAACACACACGGGATGGGGACAACAATGCCCTAACAGATGAGCCAAACGACCGCAAGACCAGCATAACCTTGGGAAGAAGGGTTCACACACACAACGGTTTCTGGAAAAGGCCAACCAATGATATGAATATCAGCTCTATGAAAGTACCAGAACGAGATGGATTTGGCAATACATCCAACACATGCAACGAAAAAACAAACCTTGTTTTCTTGAAGACCCACAAGACGGCTAGTTCTACTGTACAAAACGTAATTATGCGATTCGGCAGTActagaaacctcacctttgctCTACCAATAAGGGGACACATAATGGGCTGGCCCAGGTTATTTCGGAAGTCATATGTGCTGCAAGAGAACCTTGCGAAGAAAAACACCACCTACAATATCCTCTGCCACCACATGCTATTTCATCACGAACACATTCGAGAACTTATGCCAGACGATACTGTATATATTACCATCATTAGGGACCCAGTCTACATGTTTGAATCGATATTCACTTACATGCGATTCGACAAACAATTCCGGATTAACACTTCTGAGCCTTTAAAGACCTTTCTCGAACAGCCTTTTCACTTCGCCAAGTCCGGAAAAAGAAACCCGCAGCGTTACCGTAACCCTATGTTGTATGAATTTGGGAATATGAGGACAGAATCGGACTCGGACGAGAGTATAGAATTTGACATTGATCGAATCGAGAAAATCTTTTCTGTTGTGATGATAGCAGACTATTTCGAAGAGTCCTTGGTTCTGCTGAAACACACGCTTTGCTGGGacatcaatgacgtcacgtTTTTCAAAATTAACGCTCGAAAAAATGAATCCATACGTAGCATGACAGCAGATATGGCGGAAAAAATCCGTCAATGGAACAGGTCGGATGTCATGTTGTTCGATCACTTCAACAAAACACTGTGGTCTAAGCTTTCCAAACTCCCCTTCGACTGGAGAAAAGAGGTGGAAGTTTTAAAGGCCAAAAATCTGCAGTTACAAGACGAGTGTCTTCAGTCTGACAGTGCCAGTAAAGCAAAGACAAATGATAAGCGCTTCGGAGTGTACCAACCAAAAGGCATTCAAATGCAACACTTCCAGTTGAAGGAAAATGCCCTGATGAACGCGACTTGTGTAAACATGGCAAAATCAGAAAAACCGTTTACATTTGAGCTACAGGACAGGGAAAAGCGCAGAATTTCAAATCAACTTTAA